The genomic DNA GACGGAAAGCTCCATGAAAAAATCCCTCTCTATACAGGCGGCTCAATCAGGATCGAATTGAATCACCGGTCCTTCCAGCAGCTTCAAGATATTTTTGTAGAAAAAACAAATGATAACAGGATCATAGCCGTGGCGAAAAACCTTTCCCTCGAAGAAGAAGCGAAAACCGATGGGAAGACGGTCATACTCGTCAGTAAAGATACCCTGGTCAGGGTGAAAGCCGATGCGATCGGATTGATTGCGGAGGATTTCCTCAGTGACCGGGTGGTGGAAGTGAACGATGTGTACACCGGTTTTGAAGAGGTGTATGTTGACAAAGAGGTGTTGGATCGTTATTACGAGAAGGGGGAGCTTTCACTGACGGATGTCAGTGGCCACAGATTGTATCCCCACGAATTCATCATTTTGAAAGATGCTCTCGGGAGTTCCGCTTCAGCACTCGGAAGGGTGGATCAGCAAGGACAGAAGCTGAGGAAGCTCGTATACGATCAGGAGCATATGTGGGGGATCAAGGCGAGGAATGTGCAGCAGCTTATGGCGACGGAATTGCTCCTGAGGGATGACATTTCCCTGGTTACGATGATCGGGAAGGCCGGTACGGGGAAGACGCTGCTCGCACTTGCTGCCGGATTGCTTCAGACAGAGGACTTCCATAAATTCAATAAGCTCTTAGTGGCACGTCCCATCGTGCCGGTAGGAAAGGACATCGGCTATCTGCCGGGTGAAAAACAGGAGAAGTTGAGGCCGTGGATGCAGCCGATCTTCGACAATCTCGAATACCTGTTCAATGTCAAAAAGCCCGGGGAACTGGATGATATCCTTGCGGGCATGGCATCCATTGAAGTGGAAGCCCTCACCTATATACGCGGCCGGAGCATCCCGGACCAATTCATCATCATTGATGAGGCACAGAATTTGACGAAACATGAAGTCAAAACGATCCTCACAAGGGTGGGGGAGAGGAGCAAGATCGTGTTGATGGGAGATCCCGCTCAGATCGATCATCCATATCTGGATGAATACAATAACGGGCTGACGTATGTGGTGGAGAAGTTCAAGGATCAGCAGATCGCCGGTCATGTCAGGCTGATGAAGGGTGAACGATCGGGTCTTGCCCAGCTTGCGGCAGACCTTCTATAACAGAATTTATACAAAAGACGGCCTCGTGGGGAGTAACCCTCGAGGCCGTCTTTGTATGTTCTATTCGATCCGGAATGCCTTGACCGATGTGATGGGCTCCGTTTGATTGGATCCGTCGCCGTAATAGGCATGGACCGGGCCGTTTTCCTTAAGGGGCTTTCCATTCAACGAAAAGCCGAGGATAAGATCACGGGCTTCTGGTAAGGACAGCGTATGTTCCCCCTCGTCCGTCTCGATGACAACCGTTGCAGCGTCAGCGTGAGGCTCTGCATTTTTCAGGAATGGGGCGAACGGGATGCCGAACGTTCCCGTCAAGACCTTTTCCTTTTCATATTTCTTTTCCGTCTTCAGTGTAGGAGGATAGGTTGCACCTTCCTGGATTTCCCTAGACCAGTGGCGGGATACGGCTTTCGTATATTCTTCAAGTTCATCTATCGCTTCTGTCGTGCGTGAGAAATAGGTCGTCAGATCCACTTTTCGATCGTCGAAGATCCAGACGCCTGCATCTAATGTGATGGGAAACGTAACATTCCCCTTGATTGGTACGATGGTTTCCATGAATGATCTCCCCTTCTGGATGATACCTAAAGTATACAGGTAGAAAACCTATTTGTCACATGGATTGGAAGTGTTTTCAATGCGGGGTTTGGGGAATGATAATGAATACTTAGGAGGAGATACGATGTCTCAGGCACAAAGAATCCTTGAAGAACTCATTCGGAAGGCTGCGCCTTTTACAAAAGAAGGACGGGTCGCCCATTATATTCCTGCATTGAATGAGCAGGATCCGGATGATCTGGCGATTTCCATCCACTTTCTCGACGGAAGGACATGTCATGCAGGATCACATATGAAGAAATTCACCCTGCAAAGTGTATCCAAGGTCATCACACTGGCTTTGGTCTTGATGGACTGCGGGCAGGAAGAGGTGTTTTCCAAGGTGGG from Rossellomorea marisflavi includes the following:
- a CDS encoding PhoH family protein, which translates into the protein MNKIYVLDTNVLLQDPQAIFSFQDNEVVIPAVVLEEVDSKKRYMDEVGRNARHVSKLIDQLRQDGKLHEKIPLYTGGSIRIELNHRSFQQLQDIFVEKTNDNRIIAVAKNLSLEEEAKTDGKTVILVSKDTLVRVKADAIGLIAEDFLSDRVVEVNDVYTGFEEVYVDKEVLDRYYEKGELSLTDVSGHRLYPHEFIILKDALGSSASALGRVDQQGQKLRKLVYDQEHMWGIKARNVQQLMATELLLRDDISLVTMIGKAGTGKTLLALAAGLLQTEDFHKFNKLLVARPIVPVGKDIGYLPGEKQEKLRPWMQPIFDNLEYLFNVKKPGELDDILAGMASIEVEALTYIRGRSIPDQFIIIDEAQNLTKHEVKTILTRVGERSKIVLMGDPAQIDHPYLDEYNNGLTYVVEKFKDQQIAGHVRLMKGERSGLAQLAADLL